The sequence below is a genomic window from Paenibacillus silvisoli.
ATCCTTTCCAACTATTGGAACGATTGATTTATTATTTGTAAAACTGTCAGTATTTGAAGCTCAGGAGCCGGCGGCTTGAACATATAAAAAAACCTTTGAATATCAAGGTTTTTTCCAATCATCTATGCTATACTAGAACATATGTTTCTGTAATGTCGGACAAGCCGCGTTACTAAGCTTCCTGCATCCTGCGTTTACTTTCTGCTTAGGTGGTTGAGACCATGACAATTTTCGATTGGCTTGCCGGTTCGGCGGGCCAAATTTTTGCCTCGGCATCCGTAATGACCATTCTCGCTCTCATGCTTTTCATGGCGATAAAGCTGTACAAGAGCTACAGACGCAACCGAACGTACCTCATTCTCATTATTCTGCTCCCGGTCGTGCTGCTGCAGAACGGGACGTTCATTGCGCTGTCCTATCCCGGGCAGACGGTATGGCCGTATATGGATATGGCGAATACGTTCGTCAGCTTGCTCTCGTTTATTATTATTAACTTTGTTTTCATGAAATTGTATACCGGTCCCAGCTCGGCATTAAAGGGCTTGCCGTTTCTGCTCATGGCCATCGGGCTGCTGCTTGTCGCGGGCGCTCAGCTGGCTTTCGAGACGGACTTGACCGCCGGCGTTACTGCGGAAGGAAACGGTACGGGGCTGCTCGCTCTCGATTTCTATGGCCTCATTCTAAACTTTATTATTTTGCTCAATTTGCGCGGCATTGACCAGCGCTTCAACTATTCGGCCAGCTTGATCGTTTATTTTGTCTGTCAGCTATCCCGCTTGGCCGACAGCTATGTGTTCTTTGGGAAAGTACCGCTGCTTGTCATCCTGAGCCATCTGCTCCCTGTCGTCTATTATGCGCTGCTCTTCCTGCTTTTGTTCGAATGGGTGCTTGAACGGCTGCTCATGACGTTTCAATCGTCCATTACGGACGGTTTAACGAGCTTGTACAACCGCCGCCATTTCAACAAGAAGGCCGAACAGCTGCTGCGGGAAACGAAACGAATCGCGATCATCTTTTGCGATATCGACAATTTCAAGAAGTTAAACGATATGCAAGGCCATCATAGAGCGGACGGCGTGCTGAAGCAGGTTGCCGACATCTTGAAGGAAGAAACGACAGGCATCGGCACGGCTGGCCGGTACGGCGGCGAAGAGCTGCTCGCGCTCGTTGCCGCTCCGGATGTGAAGCCCGAGGCGGTCGCCGAGACGATCCGCAGCCGGGTCGAGAAAGAGACGATGGTGACGATCAGCGTCGGCGTCAGCTCGGCTCGCGAAGGGGTCTCGATCGCCGAAGTCGTCCGGCAGGCGGACGAAGCGATGTATCAGTCCAAGACGACAGGCAAAAACAAAGTGACGCTCCACCCTTCCATGAAGGAGCGGAAACGCCCCGCAAGCGAGGATGCCGCGGCGAAGAAACGCACGCAGTCCCAGCAAGTCCAATCTTAATAATCCCAACAGCAAAAAAAGACAGTTCCTGCAATGCGCCACCCGGCGCTCGCAGAAACTGTCTTTTTAATTGTTACTTATATGGGATCGGATCGGTTAAGCCTGCTTCCGCGAAGCCCTTCAACCGTAATCTGCAGCTGTCGCATTCGCCGCAAGCCTCTAGCTCGCCGTTATAGCAAGACGTTGTCAGGTGGTACGGTACGCCCATGCGCATGCCTTCCGCCACGATGCCTGCTTTGGTGAGATTGATCAACGGCGTTTCGATCGAAATCGGCTTGCCTTCCACGCCGATTTTCGTCGCCAGCGCGATGACCTCTTCCACCTTCGCGATGAATTCCGGACGGCAGTCCGGATAGCCGCTGTAATCGAGCGCGTTCACGCCGATGTAGATCGCTTCCGCGCCTACGGTTTCGGCGAACGAAGTCGCGATCGACAAGAACAGCAAGTTCCGGCCCGGCACGTACGTAACCGGGATTTCTCCGGCTTCCTCCGGTACAGGGTCCGCGCCCATTTTCGGTACGGCAATCGTGTCGTCCGTCAATGCGCTGCCGCCGAAATCCCGCAAAAATCCGAGCTCGATCACTTTAAAGCGGTCGCTCACGCCGTAAAACTCCGCAACCGCGCGCGCATTATTGATCTCGATTAGATGGCGCTGTCCGTAGTTGAACGTAATCGGGTACAGCTCGTAGCCTGCTTCCTTGGCATAGCCCATACAAGTCGTGCTGTCCAGTCCGCCGCTCAAAATGATAACTGCTTTTTTCATCCTCTTACACACCTCTCTGAGCCGGATCCCAAATGATTTTGTGCAGCTGCAAATTCAGCTTCACGCCCGTAAGTCCGCTTGCCAGCATCTTCTCTACCAGCTTGGCCGGCGGCATCGATTCCCAAACCGGACTAAATAGCGCAAGCGCCTTTGTCGGATAGCTCTGCAGCGTCTCGACGGCAAAGTCGAAATCGCGGTCCGACGCAATGACGAATTTCACTTCGTCCTGCTCACGCAGCAGCGCGAAGTTGTGATGCAGCATCGCTTCATTTTCGCCGGAATCCGGCAGCTTGTAGTCCATTATATAGCGCGCTTTGGACGAGCTCACGCTGTTCAAAAACGGCTCCAGATCGATGGCGCCGTTCGTTTCGACATGGACGTCCTTGATGCGTTCAATATCGCATAGCGCTTGTAGAAGTGCGGCTGACCGCTTGCCATATAGCAGCGGCTCTCCCCCGGTCATGCAAATATGCTCCGCTTTGTAGTCCCGCTCGACCTCTGCCACGATATCTTCGATCGACATCGTAAACTCCGCTTCCGCCGGCGGATAGCTGTACTTGGTATCGCACCAGACGCAGCGCAGGTTGCAGCCGAACAGACGCACAAAAACGGTCGGAAACCCGGCACGCGTGCCTTCGCCTTCGACCGTTTCGAAAATTTCCACCATCGGCAGACGTACGGAGCGCGCCGCCGGAGCAGCAACGTTATCCGACATGCTCGTCAGCCTCCATCATCTCGCGCGTAACTGCCGCATAGCTGGTCGGCGTTTCCCATAGACGGATTTCTTCAATGCGGATATTCGGGTAATGTCCTTCTTCCACCAATGCGTCTTGGATTTGCTCGTAAATCCAAACGACCATATTTTCGGCCGTCGTGTTCATCGGCGGGAGCACTTCGTTCAAATAACGGTGGTCCAGCTTATCGATGACCCGCTCCTTGGCAATTCGTTTCATATCTGCGAAATCGATCGTAAGTCCGCGATGGTCCGTCTTCCCGGACATCATCGTTTGAAGTTTATAAGTATGGCCGTGCAAGCTCTTGCACTTGCCTTCGTATAAATGCAAATGATGCGCGCTGTCAAAAGTAAATTCCTTGGAAACGATCACCCGCCGGTTATGATAACGGAGCTGATGCTCCTGAATCTCTTCGCCGAGCCGTTCGATCTGTTTCGGAATCTCGTATGTCACGTTGTACACCTTCCCCTTTAAGCAATTGCAATATGCAATTATAGCACAAGTTGCAGCTTGTATCTAGAGAAGGATTTACCTGTCCTTTCAACCGTTAAGCTGTCCGTTCAGAACGGTTACCGCCTGGCCGGTCAACAACACGCGGTCGTTCAGCAGCTCCAATTCCAACTCGCCGCCGCGCGCGGAAGCTTGATAAGCCATGAACTTGTCTTGGCGGAGACGGCGCTGCCAATACGGAGCGAGCGCGCAATGCGCCGAGCCCGTAACCGGATCTTCGTCACAGCCGGAAGCCGGATAGAAGCAGCGCGAGACGAAATCGTAATCGCCCGGCTTGCCCGTCCCTTTGCTGGTCACGATGATCCCTCTTGCATCCACGCGCGCCAGCATGGCGAAGTCCGGCTTCAGCGATTGCACCGTCTGCACGCTGTCGACCTCGACCAAGTAATCCATCCGGTTCAAGCCGACATAACGAGGAATGAGCCCGAGTCCTTGGATCAGCTCCTCCGGCGCTTTCACCGGCGCTGCGGGCTCGGCCGGAAAATTAAGCCGAATGCCGCTTTCCGTCTGCACCGCCGTGAGCAATCCGCTTCTCGTGCGGAACTCCGCCGTGCTTTCCTGCGTCAGATGGCCGTTTTCCCACAAGTAATGGGCGCTGGCCATCGTGGCATGGCCGCATAAGTCCACTTCGACCGTCGGCGTAAACCAGCGAAGTCCGTAGCTTCCATCCAGTCTCCGCTCCAGAAATGCGGTTTCCGACAAGTTCATCTCCGCAGCGACTTCCTGCATCCACTG
It includes:
- a CDS encoding PhzF family phenazine biosynthesis protein, with the translated sequence MSIPIAIIDAFTAIPFRGNPAAVCLLDESRDEQWMQEVAAEMNLSETAFLERRLDGSYGLRWFTPTVEVDLCGHATMASAHYLWENGHLTQESTAEFRTRSGLLTAVQTESGIRLNFPAEPAAPVKAPEELIQGLGLIPRYVGLNRMDYLVEVDSVQTVQSLKPDFAMLARVDARGIIVTSKGTGKPGDYDFVSRCFYPASGCDEDPVTGSAHCALAPYWQRRLRQDKFMAYQASARGGELELELLNDRVLLTGQAVTVLNGQLNG
- the queD gene encoding 6-carboxytetrahydropterin synthase QueD, which codes for MTYEIPKQIERLGEEIQEHQLRYHNRRVIVSKEFTFDSAHHLHLYEGKCKSLHGHTYKLQTMMSGKTDHRGLTIDFADMKRIAKERVIDKLDHRYLNEVLPPMNTTAENMVVWIYEQIQDALVEEGHYPNIRIEEIRLWETPTSYAAVTREMMEADEHVG
- a CDS encoding 7-carboxy-7-deazaguanine synthase QueE, with product MSDNVAAPAARSVRLPMVEIFETVEGEGTRAGFPTVFVRLFGCNLRCVWCDTKYSYPPAEAEFTMSIEDIVAEVERDYKAEHICMTGGEPLLYGKRSAALLQALCDIERIKDVHVETNGAIDLEPFLNSVSSSKARYIMDYKLPDSGENEAMLHHNFALLREQDEVKFVIASDRDFDFAVETLQSYPTKALALFSPVWESMPPAKLVEKMLASGLTGVKLNLQLHKIIWDPAQRGV
- a CDS encoding GGDEF domain-containing protein, with amino-acid sequence MTIFDWLAGSAGQIFASASVMTILALMLFMAIKLYKSYRRNRTYLILIILLPVVLLQNGTFIALSYPGQTVWPYMDMANTFVSLLSFIIINFVFMKLYTGPSSALKGLPFLLMAIGLLLVAGAQLAFETDLTAGVTAEGNGTGLLALDFYGLILNFIILLNLRGIDQRFNYSASLIVYFVCQLSRLADSYVFFGKVPLLVILSHLLPVVYYALLFLLLFEWVLERLLMTFQSSITDGLTSLYNRRHFNKKAEQLLRETKRIAIIFCDIDNFKKLNDMQGHHRADGVLKQVADILKEETTGIGTAGRYGGEELLALVAAPDVKPEAVAETIRSRVEKETMVTISVGVSSAREGVSIAEVVRQADEAMYQSKTTGKNKVTLHPSMKERKRPASEDAAAKKRTQSQQVQS
- the queC gene encoding 7-cyano-7-deazaguanine synthase QueC, with protein sequence MKKAVIILSGGLDSTTCMGYAKEAGYELYPITFNYGQRHLIEINNARAVAEFYGVSDRFKVIELGFLRDFGGSALTDDTIAVPKMGADPVPEEAGEIPVTYVPGRNLLFLSIATSFAETVGAEAIYIGVNALDYSGYPDCRPEFIAKVEEVIALATKIGVEGKPISIETPLINLTKAGIVAEGMRMGVPYHLTTSCYNGELEACGECDSCRLRLKGFAEAGLTDPIPYK